The following is a genomic window from Burkholderia oklahomensis C6786.
GCCCCGCCACGCGCAGCAATCGATGATCCTCGTGCCGTCCGATGCGCCCGGCGTCACCGTGCGCCGGCCGCTCAACGTGTTCGGCTACGACGACGCGCCGCACGGCCACATGGAGATCACGCTCGAGAACGTGCGCGTGCCCGCGTCGAACCTGCTGCTCGGCGAAGGACGCGGCTTCGAGATCGCACAGGGGCGGCTCGGGCCGGGCCGCATCCATCACTGCATGCGGCTCGTCGGGCTCGCGGAGCGCGCGCTCGAACTGATGTGCCGGCGCGCGTCCGAGCGCATCGCGTTCGGCAAGCCGATCGCCGCGCAGACGGTCACGCAGGAGCGGATCGCCGAAGCGCGCTGCATGATCGAGCAGGCGCGGCTTCTCACGCTGAAGACCGCGTACATGATGGATACCGTCGGCAACAAGGGCGCGCGCGGCGAGATCGCGATGATCAAGGTGGTCGCGCCGAACATGGCGTGCGAGGTGATCGACTGGGCGATCCAGGCGCACGGCGGCGGCGGCGTCAGCGACGATTTCCCGCTCGCGTACGCGTATGCGAGCGCGCGGACGCTGCGCTTCGCGGACGGCCCCGACGAAGTGCATCGCAACGCGATCGCGAAGCTCGAACTCGCACGCCATGCGAGCGCGCCGGCACGAGGAAGCTGACGCGGCGGCGATCGGCGGCAGGCGTCGGCCGCGCGCGCCGACGCGATCGCCGTCTTGCGCGCGGCGGTGCGGGTGGCAGGCGTTTCGAGTTCGCTCCGGCGAACCGGCGAACCGACGAACCAACAAACCGGCAAATCGCCGGGTCGCCGAACCGAGGCCGCGCGGCGCGCATCGAAACGAAACGCGGCGGCGCGCCACGCGCGGGCGTCGTTTCCTCCGCCGGCGCGGCCGTCTGCAGCGCCGACGGATCTATGCTCTAATTTCCCGCGTGCCGCGGCGCCGTGACGGCGCCGCATCGACGAACCGTCACAAAGGAACGACGATGATCGACGTCTACAGCTGGGCAACCCCGAACGGCCACAAAGTCCATATCCTGCTCGAGGAGACCGGCCTCGAGTATCGCGTGCATCCGATCGATATCGGTGCGGGCGACCAGTTCAAGCCGGAATTCCTGAAGATCAGCCCGAACAACAAGATCCCGGCGATCGTCGATCACGACGGTCCCGACGGCAAGCCGATCTCGCTGTTTGAATCGGGCGCGATCTTGATCTATCTCGCCGAGAAGACCGGCAAGTTCCTGCCGTCCGCGCCCGTCGCGCGCTACGCAACGCTGGAATGGCTGATGTTCCAGATGGGCGGCGTCGGCCCGATGCTCGGACAGGCGCACCACTTCCGCCTCTATGCGCCCCAGCAGATCGAGTACGCGATCAACCGCTACACGAACGAGGCGAAGCGGCTGTACGGCGTGATGGACAAGCGCCTCGCCGAATCCGCGTACCTCGCGAGCGACGGCTACACGATCGCCGACATCGCGACGTTCCCGTGGACCCGCTCATGGAAGAACCAGGGCATCGAGCTCGACGAATTCCCGAACGTGAAGCGCTGGCATGAAGCGATCGCCGCGCGTCCGGCGGTGCAGCGCGGCGTCGAGGTGCTGGCGTCGCTGCGCAAGCCGTTGCAGGACGACGATCGCGCACGCGAGATGCTGTTCGGCGCGACGCAGTACTCGCGCCACTGACGCGCGGCCGGCCGCGCGGCGACGGTCGCGGGTCACGTCGATCGAAAAGAAAAAGGGACGCGGTTCGACTCGCGTCCCTTTTCATTCCTGCCGCCTTCGCCACGCGATGCGCCGCCGCGACCGCGCTGCAAAGCCGCGAAACGCCGCGCGAGCGCTCAGAAGAAATGCAGCGTGACGAACTCCGCCGCGCATGCGTGCGCCTGCTTTTCGGGATGCTCGATCTCGACCGACACCGACCACGTCGCGCGCATGCCGCCCTGCGCGCCTTCGCTCACGTCCTTCACCGCGAAGCGCGCCCGCACGCGCGCGCCGACCGGCACCGGCCGCAGGAAGCGCACGCGATTGAGCCCGTAGTTCACGCTCATCCGCTCCTCGAAGCGGACCGCGTCGACCATCAGCGCGGGAATCAGCGACAGCGTCAGAAAGCCGTGCGCGATCGGCCCGCCGAATGGCGATTCGCGTCGCGCGCGCTCGGGATCGACGTGAATCCATTGCCGATCGTCGGTCGCTTCCGCGAAACGGTCGACGCGCGGCTGATCGACGGTAATCCAGCCGCTCACGAACGGCTCCCCGCCGACGAGCTCGCGCAGCGCCTGCGCCGACGCGATCGTCGGCAGCGCCGCTTGCCTGTCGTCCGTCGTGTCCGTCATGCGCGCTCCTTCGGCTCCCGCAGCCCGAACATCACCTTCGAGCGCACGGTGATGACCGTCTCGCCCTGCTCGTTGACGCCTTCCCATTCGGTCGTCACGATCCCGCGATCGGGCCGGCTCGCGGACAGCCGCTTGTCGAGGACCTTGTTGTACATCGTGATCGTGTCGCCCGAGCGCACCGGCTTGATCCAGCGGATCTCGTCGATGCCGGGCGAGCCCAGGCTCGTCGAGCCTTGCAGCACGTTGCGCACGAGCATGCCCATGAACACCGAGCACGTATGCCAGCCGCTCGCGACGAGCCCGCCGAACATCGACGACTTCGCCGCTTCCTCGTCGACGTGAAAAGGCTGCGGGTCGTACGCCTGCGCGAACGTGACGATTTCATCGGACGTGAATCGATGCTTGCCGACTTCGGTTTTACCGCCGACTTCCAGGTCTTCGTAACTGATACCCATCGAGCTTCTCCGTGAAATGAGACGGGCGGGCGCGCCCGCTCAGGCATCCTGCAATGCCGCGAAATCCGGCAGCGACGCAAAGCGTGCGAGATGATGATCGACGTCGCCGAGCGTCGTTTCGATGATCGACAGACGCTTGAACAGATGCGCGGCCGCGACCTCGTCGGTGACGCCCATCCCGCCGTGCAGCTGCACCGCCTGCTGGCCGACGAAGCGCGCCGCCTGGCCGATGCGGACCTTCGCCGCCGACACCGCCTTGCGACGCGCGTCGGCATCGTCGCTCGCATAGCGCACCGCGGCGAGATACGCGAGCGAGCGCGCCTGCTCGACATGGATCAGCATGTCGACCATCCGGTGCTGCAGCGCCTGGAAGCGCGCGATCGGCACGCCGAACTGCTGGCGCGTCTTCGTATAGTCGAGCGTTGCGCGATTGAGCGCGTCGAGCGCGCCGAGCGCCTCCGCGCACAGCAGCACGATCCCGTAGTCGGCGATCTTCTCGAGCGCGGACGCGTCGCGCTCGCCGCCGGCAAGCGCGCGCGCCGGCGTGCTCGACAGGCGGATCGTCGCCGCGCGCTGGCCGTCGATCGTCCGATAGTCGACGACATCCGCGCCCGTCGCACCGCGCGCCACCACGAACAGGCCGAGCGCGCCGTTCGGCAGCCGTGCGGGCGCGATCAGGGCATCCGCCTGCGCGCCGTGCTGGATGACCGACTTGACGCCGTTCAGCACGAAAGCATCGCCATGAGGCCGCGCGGTCGTCTCGATCGCGAACAGGTCGTAGCGCGCGTGCGGCTCGTGGAACGCGACCGCGAGCTTCGCGTCGCCCTGCGCCACGCGTTCGAGGAGCGCGGCGTCTTCGCCGCTGCCCGAGCCCGCGACGCGCACCGCCTCGATCCCGACCGCGGTCGCCCAATAGGGCTCGACGACGAGCGCGCGCCCGAGCTCCTGCATCGCGACGAGCATGTCGACGGCGCCGCCGCCGAAACCGCCGTGCGCTTCCGGCACGGGCAGCGCGGTGAGGCCGAGCCCGGCGAACGCGCGCCACTGGTCGGCCGACACGCCGGCATCCGAATGGACGATCGCGCGCCGCGCGTCGAAGCCGTAGCGCTCGTCGAGATAGCGGCGCAGCGCGTCGGCGAATTGCTGTTGTTCTTCGCTGAAGGTGAAGTTCATGGCGCCGCTCCTCACAGTCCGAGAATCATCTGCGCGATGATGTTCTTCTGGATTTCGTTCGAACCGCCGTAGATCGAAGTCTTGCGGTAGTTGAAGTAATACGCGGCAAGCGGCGCCGCGTCGTCGTCGCCCGCGACGCTGTGCTCGCGCTCGCCTTCGAGGAACGGTGCGTCGAACGGCGCGGCGAGCGGCCCGATCGCGTCGACCATCAGCTCGGTCAGCGCCTGCTGGATCTCGGAGCCCTTGATCTTCAACATCGACGCCTCCGGCCCCGGCCCGCGCCCGCTCGCCTCGCTGCTGACGACGCGCAGCACCGTGACTTCGAGCGCCATCAGCTCGATCTCGAGCGCGGCGATCTTCGCGGCGAAAACGGGATCGGCGATGAGCGGCTTGCCGTTCTTGCGCTCGCGCGACGCAATGCGCTTCAGGAAATCGAGTTCGCGCTTCGACGCGCCGACGCGCGCGATGCCGGTGCGCTCGTGTCCGAGCAGATACTTCGCGTAGGTCCAGCCATGGTTTTCTTCGCCGACGAGATTCCCGACGGGCACCTTCACGTCCTCGAAGAACACTTCGTTGACTTCGTGGTCCTCGTCGAGCGTGGTGATCGGGCGCACGGTGATGCCCGGCGACTTCATGTCGATCAGCAGGAACGAGATCCCTTCCTGCTTCTTCGCCGCGGGATCGGTGCGCACGAGGCAGAACATCAAGTCCGCGTACTGGCCGAGCGTCGTCCAGGTCTTCTGGCCATTGACGACGTAATGATCGCCGTGCCGCTCGGCGCGCGTGCGCAGCGACGCGAGATCGGAGCCCGAGCCGGGCTCCGAATAGCCCTGGCACCACCAGTCGGTGCCGTCGAGAATCCGCGGCAAATAATGGCGCTTCTGCGCTTCGCTGCCGTACTTCATCAGTACCGGCGCAACCATCGATACGCCGAACGGCAGCACGGGCGGCGCGCCGATCCGCGCGCACTCCTCTTCCCAGATGTGGCGCTGCGTCGCGTTCCAGCCGGGCCCGCCGTATTCGACGGGCCACGCGGGCGCGGACCAGCCTCGCGTGCCGAGCAGCCGATGCCAGCTCGCGAAGTCGTCGCGATTCAGACGTTTGTGATCGAGAACCTTGGCGCGCAGCGTGCGAGGCAGATTCGCCTCGAGCCATGCGCGAACTTCGGCGCGGAACGCGTCGTCGGCGGGGGAATAATCGAGATCCATGCGCAGTGTCTCCTCTGACCGCGCCGGCGGCCGCCGACGGCCGCGCAGCGATCAGCGGTCGATCACTGCAAAGGCTCTTTCAGCGCGGCCGGAACCGGCAGCGGCATCACGTCGATGCCTTCTTCGGCCAAGGCTTGCGCGTCTTCGGGCGTGGTGACGCCGCGAATGCTGCGCGCGGGCGCTTCGTTGTAGTGAATGCGCCGCGCTTCCTCGGCGAAGCGCTCGCCCACGTTCTCGGTCTTCGCGAGCACCTCGCGCAGCGCACGCATTGCCTGCGCCTGCAGTTCGCGCGGATCGGCCGGCTGCGCCTGCGTCGCGCCCGACAGATTCAGGCGCGGCGCGGACGGCATGCGGCTGACCTCGGTCGAACCGCAAACCGGGCATTCGACCAGCTTGCGGGACAACTGCGCTTCGAACTCATCGGCCGATGCGAACCAGCCTTCGAACCGATGGCCATCCGGGCACTGCAAATCGAGGACCTTCATGCTGAATCAGGGCGTGCTGCCAGTGTATCGCAAATAGAAATTTTGTGAACGGTCGTGCTAAATTAAGTTCGAAAAAGGACGCGATCGAACGAACCGACGGCACCGATTGTATCCCTTCGCACAGTCTCCCGCTCGGCCCGGCTCACGGCCGGATCGCGTCGCCGAGCGGCCACGCGCCCGACATCGCCTTCTCGAGCCACATCGTGCCGATGATCGTCTTGACGTCGCTGATCTGCCCGGTGCGCACCCATTCGAGCAGATCCGGCAGCGTCGCCGTGAACGTCTCGAGGAACTCGCCGTCGTCGAGCTTGCGCTCGCCCGCCGTCAGGCCGCGCGCGAGATAGATGTCGATGAATTCGGTCGAATACGAAATGATCGGATGAATCCGCGTGAGAAACACGTATTCGCGCGCCGTGTAGCCGGTTTCCTCGCGCAGCTCGCGGATCGCGCACGCGAGCGCGCCTTCGTTCGGATCGAGCTTGCCCGCCGGGAATTCGGCCATCACCTTGCCGATCGGATAGCGATATTGGCTCTCCATCAGCACGCGGCCGTCGTCGAAGAGCGGAATGACCATCACGGCGCCCGGATGCGTCACGTATTCGCGCGTCGCATGCTTGCCGTCGGGCAGGCGAACCGTATCGCGCTTGACCTTCAGGAACGAGCCGTCGTACACGGGCTCGCTTTCGATGCAAGTTTCGGTGAGGGTGGCGTCGTGATTCGGCAAGTCGGCCATCGGCGGCTCCGCAGTGGGGCGCGACGGCCTACGCCGTCAGCGCCGTTTGACGAGATACTGGAACGTGAAGCCGGGAAACGCAAACACCACAAAAAGACTGAAGGTGATCGCGTAAAACTGCCAGCCCTGTTCGAAGCGATTGCCGGCGCGCGATTCGAGCCAGAAGCCCAATGCGCCGACGACGAAATACAGCACGATCAATTCGCCGATCCGGATCCACGCGCTCTTTTTCGCCGCCGCCCCGCTCTTGAGCGGCACGACGGCGAACAGGCGCTGGTTCAGGAACGGCAGGTTGGCGCCCGCGAGCGCCAACAGCACGATGAACCAGCCGGCTGCCGACATTACAGCGGCAGCGTGTGGCTGATCGCCTGCAGGCAGATCGTCATCAGCGGGCCCGGCACGATGCCGAGCACGACGACTGCGAGCCCGTTCAGCACGAGGACCGTGCGCTTGCACGCGTCGCCCGCGATCGGGGTCGTGTCCTGCGGTGCGTCGAAGTACATCAGCTTGACGATGCGCAGATAGTAGAACGCACCGAACAGTGACGTGATGACGGCGAGCACCGCGAGCCACGTGAGGCCGGCGTTGACCGTCGCCTCGAGGACCGCGAGCTTCGCGTAGAAGCCGACCGTCGGCGGGATGCCGGCGAGCGAGAACATCATCACCATCATCACGAATGCGAACACCGGGCTGCGCTTGTTGAGCCCCTTGAAGTCGTCGAGCGTTTCGGCTTCGAAGTCGCGGCGTGCGAGCAGCATCACGACGCCGAACGAGCCGAGCGTCGTCACGAGGTAGACGATCGTGTAGAACATCGCCGAGCTGTACGCGCTCGCCGCCGACGACGGGTTGCCGTTGACGACGCCCGCGAGCAGGCCGAGCAGCACGAAGCCCATGTTCGAGATCGCCGAGTACGCGAGCATCCGCTTCACGTTGCGCTGGACGATACCCGTGATGTTGCCGACGATCAGCGACAATGCCGCGAGGATCACGAGCATTTCCTGCCAGTCGACGGCGAGCGGCAGCAGGCCCATCACGAGGAAGCGCAGGCCCCACGCGAACGCCGCGACCTTGGGGCCGCCGCCGACGAAGAGCGTCATCGCGGTCGGCGCGCCCTGGTAGACGTCCGGCACCCACATGTGGAACGGCACGGCGCCGAGCTTGAACGCGACGCCCGCGACGATGAAGATCACGCCGAACAGCAGCACCGCGTCGTTGATGCGGCCCGATGCGACCGCCTTCAGCACTTCGTTGAGTTCGAGCGAGCCCGTCGCGCCGTACAGCATCGAGATCCCGTACAGCACGAAGCCAGAAGCGAGCGCGCCGAGCACGTAGTACTTCATCGCCGCTTCGCTCGACTGCGCCGCGTCGCGACGCAGCGCGATCACCGCATACAGCGACAGCGACATCAGCTCGAGGCCGAGGTACAGCGTCAGGAAGTTGTTGCCCGAGATCATCACGAGCTGGCCGAGCAGCGAGAACATGCCGAGCAGGAACACGTCGCCGCGGAACAGATCGCGATCTTCGAGGTACTTGCGCGAGTAGACGAGCGTCACGGCGAAGCCGAGCGACACCACCGCCTTCATCACGCTCGCGAACGAATCGACGACGACCATCCGCGAGAAGAAGTAGTACTGCTGCGGATCGAGGGCTTGCAGCGCGAACCACACGCCGGCCGCGGCCGATGCGACGACCGCGATCAGGTACGTGAGGCGGCGGCCGGCCGCGCCGACGAAGGTGTCGTTCAGCCACGCGACGATGATGGCGACCATCACCAGCGCATCAGGCAACAGGACATTCATAGGTGCGTTTTGCATGATCTTTGTATCCTCCGCTCGCGCTTACTGGGCCAGCGGCAGTTTCGACTGCGCGACGTGGGAGAGGAGGTTTTCCACGGAAACGTGCATCACGTCGGTGAAGGGCTTCGGATAGAGGCCCATCAGCATCGTGAACGCGGCGAGCACGGCGAGCATCACGAACTCGCGGCGGCTGATGTCCTTCAGCTTCGCGACGTGATCGTTCGCCACCGCGCCGAAGTACACGCGCTTGTACATCCACAGCGTGTACGCCGCGCCGAGAATCAGCGTGAACGCCGCGCCGAACGCGATCCAGAAATTGAACTGGACGGCGGCGAGGATCACCATGAACTCGCCGACGAAACCCGACGTGCCCGGCAGACCGCAGTTGGCCATCGAGAACAGCATCGCGAACGCCGCGAACTTCGGCATCACGTTGACGACGCCGCCGTAGTCGGCGATCTGACGCGAGTGCAGGCGGTCGTACAGCACGCCGATGCAGAGGAACATCGCGCCCGACACGAAGCCGTGCGAGATCATCTGGACGATCGCGCCTTCGACGCCGAGCTGGTTGAAGATGAAGAAGCCGAGCGTGACGAAGCCCATGTGCGCGATCGACGAATACGCGACGAGCTTCTTCATGTCCGCCTGCACCATCGCGACGAGGCCGATGTAGATCACGGCGATCAGCGACAGCGCGATCACGACGGGGGCGAAGAAGTGGCTCGCGTCCGGCGTGATCGGCAGCGAAAAGCGCAGGAAACCGTATGCGCCGAGCTTCAGCATGATCGCGGCCAGCACGACCGAGCCGCCCGTCGGCGCTTCGACGTGCGCGTCAGGCAACCACGTGTGGACGGGCCACATCGGCACCTTCACCGCGAACGCGAGGAAGAATGCGATGAAGAGCAGCACCTGCGGCGTCATCTCGATCTTCGCGTTCTGCCACGTGGCGAGGTCGAACGAATGCGTCTGCGTGTACAGGTAGATCAGCGCGACCAGCATCAGGAGCGAGCCGGCGAGCGTGTACAGGAAGAACTTGAACGCCGCGTACACGCGGTTCGGGCCGCCCCATACGCCGATGATGATGTACATCGGAATCAGCGTCGCCTCGAAGAACACGTAGAACAACAGGCCGTCGGCCGCCGAGAACACGCCGATCATGATCCCCGAGAGAATCAGGAACGCGGCGAGATACTGCGACACGTGCTCGGTGATCACCTCCCAGCCGGCGATCACGACGATCACCGTGATGAGCGCGGTCAGCACGACGAACCACATCGAGATGCCGTCGACGCCCAGGTGATACGTGATGTTGAAGCGTTCGATCCAGGTCGTTTGCTCGACGAACTGCAGCGCAGCGGTGCTCGAGTCGAAGCCCGTGATCAGCGGGATCGTGACGGCAAGGCCCGCCAGCGAGCCGATCAGCGCGATCCAGCGCGCCGCGCCCGGATTCTTGTCGGAGCCGACCGCGAGCACGATGAGGCCGAAGACGATCGGCAACCAGATCGCGGTACTGAGAATCGGAAAAGAGTGCATTAGTCGTCCCCCGCCTTATTTGCCGCCGAGCGTTACAAACAGGGTCAGGAGCCCCAGCATGCCGATGATCATGGCGAACGCGTAGTGATAGATGTAACCGGATTGGAGGAAGCGGATCACGCCGGCGAACCAGCCGATGAAGCGCGCGCTGCCGTTGACGAGGCCGTCGATCACCACGACGTCGCCTTCCTTCCACAGACCGCGGCCGATCGCGATCGAGCCCTTCGCGAACACGACCTCGTTGATCTTGTCCATGTAGTACTTGTTGTCGAGCAGCGTGTAGATCGGGCCGAACGCGCGACGGATCACAGCCGGCAGATCCGGGCGCTTCAGGTACAGGAACCACGCGGTCACGACGCCTGCGAGCGCGAGCCAGAGCGGCAGCGTCGAGATCGAGTGCAGACCGAGCGCCGCCCAGCCGCGGAATTCCTCCGCCATCTCGGCGAGCGCCGGGTGGTTCTGGCCGATGAAGATCACCTTGTCGAACGCGACGCCGTGCTGGAAGAAATCGCCGTACAGCATCGGGCCGATCGCGATCGCACCGATGACGACCGACGGAATCGCGAGCAGCACGAGCGGCACCCAGACGACCCAAGGCGTTTCGTGCGGCTCGTGCGCGTGGCCGTGACCGTGGTCGTCGTCATGGCCGTGATGCGCGGCCGACTCGGCGCCGTGGTTGTTGCCGAATTCCTTCGGATGGCGGAAGCGTTCTTCGCCGTGGAAGACGAGGAAGTACATCCGGAACGAGTACAGCGCGGTGACGAACACGCTCGCGACGACCGCGAAGTAAGCGAAGCCCGAGCCCGGCAGGTGCGACAGCTTCACCGCGTCGATGATCGAGTCCTTCGAGTAGAAGCCCGAGAAGAACGGCGTGCCGATCAGCGCGAGCGAACCGACGAGCGACGTGATCCACGTGATCGGCATGTACTTGCGCAGGCCGCCCATGTTGCGCATGTCCTGATCGTGGTGCATGCCGATGATCACCGAACCCGCGCCGAGGAACAGCAGCGCCTTGAAGAACGCGTGCGTCATCAGGTGGAACACGGCGACCGGATACGCGGACACGCCGAGCGCGACCGTCATGTAGCCGAGCTGCGACAGCGTCGAGTAAGCGACGACGCGCTTGATGTCGTTCTGGACGATGCCGAGGAAGCCCATGAAGAGCGCCGTGATCGCGCCGATCACCGTGATGAACGACAGCGCGGCGTCCGACAGCTCGAACAGCGGCGACATGCGCGTGACCATGAAGATGCCGGCCGTCACCATCGTCGCCGCGTGAATCAGCGCGGAGATCGGCGTCGGACCTTCCATCGAGTCCGGCAGCCACACGTGCAGCGGGAATTGCGCGGACTTACCCATCGCGCCGATGAAGAGGCAGATGCACGCGACGGTCAGCAGACCCCATTCGGTGCCCGGGAAATGCAGCGACGCGAGCTCCGCGCGCTTCGCGAACACGTCGCCGTAGTTCATCGAGCCGGCGTACGCGAGGATGAGGCCGATGCCGAGCAGGAACCCGAAATCGCCGACGCGGTTCACGAGGAACGCCTTCATGTTCGCGTAGATCGCGCTCTCACGCGTGAAGTAGAAGCCGATCAGCAGGTACGACACGAGACCCACCGCTTCCCAGCCGAAGAACAGCTGCAGGAAGTTGTTGCTCATCACGAGCATCAGCATCGAGAACGTGAAGAGCGAGATGTACGAGAAGAAGCGCTGGTAGCCGTCCTCTTCCGACATGTAGCCGATCGTGTAGATGTGCACCATCAGCGACACGAACGTGACGACGACCATCATCATTGCGGTCAGCGTGTCGACGAGGAAGCCGATTTCGAGCTTCAGCGAGCCGACGTTCATCCATTCGTAGACGGTCGCGTTGAAGCTCGCGCCGCCCATCACGTCGAAGAAGACGATCGCGGAAAGAATGAACGAGATCGCGACGCCGAGAATCGTGATCCGGTGTGCGCCCTTGCGCCCCACTGCGTTGCCGAACAGCCCCGCAATCAGCGAGCCGGCCAGCGGAGCGAGCGGAATCGCCAGCAGCAGGTTTTCATTGAGTGTCGTTGACATAACAGCGTTGCCTGAAATTAACCTTTGAGCTGATCGAGATCCTCGACATTGATCGTGTCGAGCTTACGGAACAGAGTCACCAGAATCGCGAGGCCGATTGCGGCTTCCGCCGCCGCGACCGTCAACACGAAGAACACGAAGATCTGGCCGTGCACGTCGCCCAGGTAATGCGAGAACGCGACGAAATTGGTGTTCACCGCGAGCAGCATCAGTTCGATCGCCATCAGGATCACGATGATGTTGCGGCGGTTCAGGAAGATCCCGACGATGCTGATCGCGAACAGGATCGCGCCCAGCACGAGGTAATGAGCCAAGGTCAACATAGATTCTTCTCCTCCGCTTAGCCGTTGTTCCCGCCCGACGCGGCGTCGCTCGCGGCGGTTTCCGGCTGCGGCTTGTCGGCTTGCATCTTCACGAGGCGCACGCGGTCTTCGCGGCGCACCTTCACCTGCTCGGACACGCGCTGGCGCTTGCTGTCCTTGCCCTTCTGCGCGGTCAGCGCGACCGCGGCGATGATCGCGACGAGCAGCACGAGGCCCGCGATTTCGAACGCGAAGATGTAGTCGGTGTAGATGACCTTGCCGATCAGCTTCGTGTTCGGCATGCCGGCGAGCGCGCCCGCGGCCACGTCGCGCACGGGCGAGGCCGTCGCG
Proteins encoded in this region:
- a CDS encoding NADH-quinone oxidoreductase subunit M, whose amino-acid sequence is MHSFPILSTAIWLPIVFGLIVLAVGSDKNPGAARWIALIGSLAGLAVTIPLITGFDSSTAALQFVEQTTWIERFNITYHLGVDGISMWFVVLTALITVIVVIAGWEVITEHVSQYLAAFLILSGIMIGVFSAADGLLFYVFFEATLIPMYIIIGVWGGPNRVYAAFKFFLYTLAGSLLMLVALIYLYTQTHSFDLATWQNAKIEMTPQVLLFIAFFLAFAVKVPMWPVHTWLPDAHVEAPTGGSVVLAAIMLKLGAYGFLRFSLPITPDASHFFAPVVIALSLIAVIYIGLVAMVQADMKKLVAYSSIAHMGFVTLGFFIFNQLGVEGAIVQMISHGFVSGAMFLCIGVLYDRLHSRQIADYGGVVNVMPKFAAFAMLFSMANCGLPGTSGFVGEFMVILAAVQFNFWIAFGAAFTLILGAAYTLWMYKRVYFGAVANDHVAKLKDISRREFVMLAVLAAFTMLMGLYPKPFTDVMHVSVENLLSHVAQSKLPLAQ
- the nuoL gene encoding NADH-quinone oxidoreductase subunit L produces the protein MSTTLNENLLLAIPLAPLAGSLIAGLFGNAVGRKGAHRITILGVAISFILSAIVFFDVMGGASFNATVYEWMNVGSLKLEIGFLVDTLTAMMMVVVTFVSLMVHIYTIGYMSEEDGYQRFFSYISLFTFSMLMLVMSNNFLQLFFGWEAVGLVSYLLIGFYFTRESAIYANMKAFLVNRVGDFGFLLGIGLILAYAGSMNYGDVFAKRAELASLHFPGTEWGLLTVACICLFIGAMGKSAQFPLHVWLPDSMEGPTPISALIHAATMVTAGIFMVTRMSPLFELSDAALSFITVIGAITALFMGFLGIVQNDIKRVVAYSTLSQLGYMTVALGVSAYPVAVFHLMTHAFFKALLFLGAGSVIIGMHHDQDMRNMGGLRKYMPITWITSLVGSLALIGTPFFSGFYSKDSIIDAVKLSHLPGSGFAYFAVVASVFVTALYSFRMYFLVFHGEERFRHPKEFGNNHGAESAAHHGHDDDHGHGHAHEPHETPWVVWVPLVLLAIPSVVIGAIAIGPMLYGDFFQHGVAFDKVIFIGQNHPALAEMAEEFRGWAALGLHSISTLPLWLALAGVVTAWFLYLKRPDLPAVIRRAFGPIYTLLDNKYYMDKINEVVFAKGSIAIGRGLWKEGDVVVIDGLVNGSARFIGWFAGVIRFLQSGYIYHYAFAMIIGMLGLLTLFVTLGGK
- the nuoK gene encoding NADH-quinone oxidoreductase subunit NuoK produces the protein MLTLAHYLVLGAILFAISIVGIFLNRRNIIVILMAIELMLLAVNTNFVAFSHYLGDVHGQIFVFFVLTVAAAEAAIGLAILVTLFRKLDTINVEDLDQLKG